One window of Cellulomonas shaoxiangyii genomic DNA carries:
- the rarD gene encoding EamA family transporter RarD, whose amino-acid sequence MPEDPAPDRRAGLAAGVAAYVMWGGLPLFFPLLAPAGPVEIIAHRVVWSLLFCVLLLLATRTWGTFLTVLRDGRLLARLTLAAVLLAVNWLVFVHGVTTGHVVDAALGYFINPLVTVGLAVLVLGERLRAVQWVALGLGAAAVVVITAGLGRLPWIALTLAASFGVYGLIKSTVGARVPALPGLAAETAVLVPLAVGYLAWLQATGTGTWGAHGPWHAAGLAASGVLTAIPLLLFNSAARRLPLSVVGMLQYLAPVLQLAIGVLVAGEEMPPARWWGFGLVWVALLVLTADGLRNARATRLAARARTRRTAPSPGGPAEPAALDAGHAGALAAGDVSDPGAAPAR is encoded by the coding sequence GTGCCCGAGGACCCCGCCCCCGACCGCCGGGCCGGCCTCGCGGCCGGTGTCGCCGCCTACGTCATGTGGGGCGGCCTGCCGCTGTTCTTCCCGCTGCTGGCACCGGCCGGCCCGGTCGAGATCATCGCCCACCGCGTCGTGTGGTCCCTGCTGTTCTGCGTCCTGCTGCTGCTCGCGACGCGCACGTGGGGCACCTTCCTGACGGTGCTGCGCGACGGCCGCCTCCTCGCCCGCCTCACGCTCGCCGCCGTGCTGCTCGCCGTGAACTGGCTGGTGTTCGTGCACGGCGTCACGACGGGGCACGTCGTCGACGCCGCCCTCGGGTACTTCATCAACCCCCTCGTGACCGTCGGGCTGGCGGTGCTCGTGCTCGGCGAGCGCCTGCGCGCCGTGCAGTGGGTGGCGCTCGGCCTCGGGGCGGCGGCCGTCGTCGTCATCACCGCCGGCCTGGGACGGCTGCCGTGGATCGCCCTCACGCTCGCCGCGAGCTTCGGGGTGTACGGGCTCATCAAGAGCACGGTCGGCGCGCGCGTCCCCGCCCTGCCGGGCCTCGCCGCCGAGACGGCCGTGCTCGTGCCCCTCGCCGTCGGCTACCTCGCCTGGCTGCAGGCCACCGGGACGGGCACGTGGGGCGCGCACGGCCCGTGGCACGCCGCGGGGCTCGCGGCGTCCGGCGTGCTGACCGCGATACCGCTGCTGCTGTTCAACTCCGCCGCACGCCGCCTGCCGCTGTCCGTCGTCGGCATGCTGCAGTACCTCGCCCCCGTGCTGCAGCTCGCGATCGGCGTGCTCGTCGCCGGCGAGGAGATGCCGCCCGCACGGTGGTGGGGCTTCGGTCTGGTGTGGGTCGCGCTGCTCGTGCTCACGGCCGACGGGCTCCGCAACGCCCGCGCGACCCGCCTCGCCGCGCGTGCCAGGACCCGCCGCACCGCGCCGTCGCCCGGCGGCCCGGCCGAGCCGGCCGCGCTCGACGCGGGGCACGCCGGAGCCCTCGCGGCGGGAGACGTGAGCGACCCCGGCGCCGCACCCGCGCGCTGA